A genomic segment from Actinomycetota bacterium encodes:
- a CDS encoding AAA family ATPase, translating into MSDNKRFMNEVFRIVNGALRLDTEKVRSYTAFLADKLESEGDSSSARRLRRMLDNTDHMLRPVDVSFAQSLPVDSDSRFALVERVALRSDEPQLVLTSDQWRVVHEFLSIAKSHALLDAEGIHGSINLLMYGPPGTGKSRLARFIAGELGLELYVARLDGLISSLLGSTSKNIRALFDFAARTPCVLFLDEFDAIAKLRGDTQELGELKRVVNSFIQNLDSLGSQSIVLAATNHQDLLDSAVWRRFGYRLELTFPDANQRKALWVGFLGSLSFSTRDLDVLVDLSDGLTGSDIEEVCRRLKRLGVVTDSESNLGDAFLVLLNIGIGEEGSRRFVSRLRGENPEGLIRILRERDERLYSLAVLAALLGVSKSTVHRLVKEDQPAEGVEPHGV; encoded by the coding sequence ATGAGTGACAATAAGCGTTTCATGAATGAAGTTTTTCGTATCGTTAACGGTGCGCTGCGTCTCGATACAGAGAAGGTGCGGAGTTACACCGCGTTTCTTGCCGACAAGCTCGAATCGGAGGGTGATTCTTCATCCGCGAGGCGTCTGCGGAGGATGTTGGACAACACCGATCATATGCTTCGCCCTGTGGACGTCAGCTTTGCACAGTCACTCCCGGTGGATTCGGACAGCCGGTTCGCGCTCGTTGAGCGTGTTGCGCTCAGGAGCGATGAGCCGCAGTTAGTGCTGACATCCGACCAATGGCGCGTGGTGCATGAGTTCCTGAGTATTGCGAAGAGCCATGCGTTACTGGACGCCGAGGGAATCCACGGATCCATCAACCTTCTCATGTACGGGCCGCCTGGCACGGGCAAGAGCAGGCTGGCAAGGTTCATCGCCGGTGAACTTGGGCTTGAGCTGTACGTCGCCCGCCTCGACGGGCTGATTTCCTCGCTGCTCGGCAGCACTTCCAAGAACATTAGGGCGCTCTTCGACTTTGCCGCTCGTACCCCCTGCGTTCTCTTCTTGGATGAGTTCGACGCGATCGCGAAACTGCGTGGCGACACTCAGGAGCTAGGCGAACTGAAGAGGGTAGTGAACAGCTTCATCCAGAACCTGGATTCTCTCGGCTCTCAGTCGATAGTGCTGGCCGCGACCAATCACCAGGATCTCCTTGATTCCGCAGTGTGGCGCCGTTTCGGATATCGTCTAGAACTAACCTTCCCCGATGCCAATCAGCGCAAGGCACTCTGGGTAGGCTTCCTGGGTTCGCTTAGTTTTTCGACCCGAGACCTCGATGTGCTTGTAGACTTGTCAGATGGGCTAACAGGGTCAGATATCGAAGAAGTATGCCGCCGTCTCAAACGCCTGGGGGTCGTTACCGACTCTGAGTCCAACCTGGGCGACGCGTTCCTCGTCCTCCTCAATATTGGAATCGGAGAGGAGGGATCCCGTCGCTTCGTTTCGAGATTACGAGGTGAGAATCCTGAGGGCCTTATCCGCATTCTGCGTGAACGCGATGAAAGACTTTACAGCTTGGCGGTTCTAGCTGCGCTATTGGGCGTCTCTAAGTCGACTGTGCACAGGCTGGTGAAGGAAGACCAGCCCGCGGAGGGGGTTGAGCCACATGGCGTCTGA
- a CDS encoding S8 family serine peptidase yields the protein MKATPTGLDALESRIRNGSSKRLLKELSSVESIEPVTPVARRRGQSSLDILRHSPGDANGYITKVRLFCLDGDEDSQRLVVDFENACNRLDIKVSRAGYSTSSCTYSAECRTTNQVEDLSSVVGVRSIVPMPVLRSVRPHALNPSSLPVLPAREDVDGDVPVVVVVDSGISSAVSGMESWVVGRESVVAPPYRNEDHGTFVAGLICWGDILNPNVAGIDSGPCAVFDLQVLPNGDPAKGSVDNLTEQELLGTLEDALRRHANDFKVWNLSLGTDSVCSLDEFSSFAEELDNLQERYQVSFVISAGNYTTRPLLGFPRAGPEIDAGRITTPADSVLGITVGSLSHVDYTGAGPNSDEPAPYSRHGAGPNYVIKPDLMHYGGSCTVDGGQTRGVRSVCSGACPGGGCG from the coding sequence GTGAAGGCGACACCGACAGGACTCGACGCCCTTGAGTCCAGGATTCGCAATGGTTCGTCCAAGCGTCTCCTGAAAGAACTATCCAGCGTGGAATCGATTGAACCGGTGACGCCGGTTGCCAGACGGCGCGGACAATCGTCCCTGGACATTCTGCGCCACAGTCCAGGGGACGCCAACGGCTACATTACCAAGGTGAGGCTGTTCTGTCTTGATGGCGATGAGGACAGTCAAAGACTAGTCGTCGACTTCGAAAACGCATGCAATCGCCTAGATATCAAAGTGAGTCGAGCGGGTTACTCGACCTCGAGCTGCACGTACTCGGCCGAATGCCGCACGACGAACCAGGTAGAGGACTTGTCGTCCGTTGTCGGCGTTCGGTCTATCGTACCCATGCCCGTGCTGCGGAGTGTGCGCCCACATGCGCTGAACCCAAGCTCACTCCCAGTCTTGCCAGCTCGCGAAGATGTCGATGGCGATGTCCCGGTGGTGGTTGTGGTTGACAGCGGCATTTCTTCGGCAGTCTCTGGTATGGAGTCGTGGGTAGTCGGTCGCGAGTCTGTAGTCGCCCCGCCCTACCGCAACGAGGATCACGGGACCTTCGTGGCTGGTCTGATTTGCTGGGGAGATATCCTTAACCCTAACGTAGCAGGGATAGACTCCGGTCCGTGCGCCGTGTTCGACCTTCAGGTCCTCCCGAATGGAGATCCGGCCAAAGGGAGTGTGGACAATCTCACCGAGCAGGAGTTGCTTGGGACGCTCGAAGACGCCCTGCGGCGACATGCCAACGACTTCAAAGTCTGGAACCTGTCGTTGGGCACGGACTCTGTTTGTTCACTCGACGAGTTCTCCTCGTTTGCGGAGGAATTGGACAATCTGCAGGAGAGATATCAGGTTTCGTTCGTCATCAGCGCAGGCAACTACACCACTCGGCCCCTGCTCGGATTCCCAAGAGCCGGTCCCGAGATTGATGCCGGAAGAATCACGACACCGGCGGACAGTGTGCTTGGAATAACCGTAGGCTCCCTCTCTCATGTCGACTACACGGGGGCAGGGCCTAACAGCGACGAACCCGCACCCTACTCCCGTCATGGAGCCGGACCGAACTACGTGATCAAGCCTGACCTCATGCACTACGGCGGCAGCTGCACAGTCGATGGCGGGCAGACTAGAGGCGTTCGATCGGTCTGTAGTGGAGCATGTCCCGGTGGTGGTTGTGGTTGA
- a CDS encoding S8 family peptidase encodes MVVVVDSGISSAVSGMESWVVGRESVVAPPYRNEDHGTFVAGLICWGDILNPNVAGIDSGPCAVFDLQVLPNGDPAKGSVDNLTEQELLGTLEDALRRHANDFKVWNLSLGTDSVCSLDEFSSFAEELDNLQERYQVSFVISAGNYTTRPLLGFPRAGPEIDAGRITTPADSVLGITVGSLSHVDYTGAGPNSDEPAPYSRHGAGPNYVIKPDLMHYGGSCTVDGGQTRGVRSVCSGACAEDMGTSFAAPLVSKTLAQIYHRVTPTPSPVLARALLTHHARDPRTNLRVPDGQEDFFGFGLPTPAPYCLECTLSAATLVFDDVLRPGFDLEWDYFPYPESLTRDGKFFGEVWMTVAFAPARGSRWGSEYCESHIEAHFGVYRDRVNQETGEITTYFEGLVPPEHKNPGVLYESYQVSALRKWAPVRTYHGDLGARGKSGDRWRLKVSLLNRHGAEVKGDQYRPQPFSLVVTIADPGGAAPVYDEMARSLKSRFQAQNLTLRSAARVTRFV; translated from the coding sequence GTGGTGGTTGTGGTTGACAGCGGCATTTCTTCGGCAGTCTCTGGTATGGAGTCGTGGGTAGTCGGTCGCGAGTCTGTAGTCGCCCCGCCCTACCGCAACGAGGATCACGGGACCTTCGTGGCTGGTCTGATTTGCTGGGGAGATATCCTTAACCCTAACGTAGCAGGGATAGACTCCGGTCCGTGCGCCGTGTTCGACCTTCAGGTCCTCCCGAATGGAGATCCGGCCAAAGGGAGTGTGGACAATCTCACCGAGCAGGAGTTGCTTGGGACGCTCGAAGACGCCCTGCGGCGACATGCCAACGACTTCAAAGTCTGGAACCTGTCGTTGGGCACGGACTCTGTTTGTTCACTCGACGAGTTCTCCTCGTTTGCGGAGGAATTGGACAATCTGCAGGAGAGATATCAGGTTTCGTTCGTCATCAGCGCAGGCAACTACACCACTCGGCCCCTGCTCGGATTCCCAAGAGCCGGTCCCGAGATTGATGCCGGAAGAATCACGACACCGGCGGACAGTGTGCTTGGAATAACCGTAGGCTCCCTCTCTCATGTCGACTACACGGGGGCAGGGCCTAACAGCGACGAACCCGCACCCTACTCCCGTCATGGAGCCGGACCGAACTACGTGATCAAGCCTGACCTCATGCACTACGGCGGCAGCTGCACAGTCGATGGCGGGCAGACTAGAGGCGTTCGATCGGTCTGTAGTGGAGCTTGCGCAGAAGATATGGGCACGAGTTTCGCGGCACCGCTCGTGTCCAAGACCCTCGCCCAGATATACCATCGAGTCACGCCCACACCATCGCCGGTTTTGGCTCGTGCACTGCTGACCCATCATGCCCGGGATCCAAGAACCAACCTGCGAGTTCCCGACGGTCAAGAGGACTTCTTCGGATTCGGGCTGCCAACACCCGCACCCTACTGCCTAGAATGCACTCTCAGTGCTGCGACGCTCGTCTTTGACGATGTGCTCCGTCCAGGGTTCGACCTTGAGTGGGACTACTTCCCGTATCCGGAATCGCTGACCCGCGATGGCAAATTCTTTGGCGAGGTCTGGATGACTGTCGCCTTTGCTCCGGCTCGAGGATCACGCTGGGGTTCGGAATACTGCGAGAGCCATATCGAAGCTCATTTCGGCGTGTATCGGGACCGTGTGAATCAGGAGACTGGCGAGATCACGACGTACTTCGAGGGTCTGGTTCCGCCAGAACACAAGAACCCAGGCGTGTTGTACGAGTCCTACCAAGTTTCCGCCTTACGGAAGTGGGCGCCGGTACGGACATATCACGGAGACCTCGGCGCACGAGGCAAGAGTGGCGATCGCTGGCGCTTGAAGGTGAGCCTGCTGAATCGCCACGGTGCGGAGGTGAAGGGCGATCAATACCGGCCTCAACCGTTCTCTCTAGTTGTCACGATTGCGGATCCCGGGGGTGCTGCCCCCGTTTATGACGAAATGGCGCGAAGCCTCAAGAGTCGCTTCCAAGCTCAGAACCTAACGCTTCGCAGTGCAGCTCGCGTTACTAGATTCGTATAG
- a CDS encoding DNA cytosine methyltransferase — MSDSDAILHMWWMASPILLELLEGCRVNYPVISLFSGAGGLDLAAHRCAEPPLVQDGAHSPLRVAIATDYCDMALKAFSANFKGTATLAGDIREIKSSTLLREAGLVPGEATLLVGGPPCTPFSKSGFWIAEKRNSMDPDASLLDEYVRMVRDAQPAAFILENVQGLTYKTHRRQFDRLIAQLSDLGYNPRWQVLVAADYGVPQLRKRVFVVGRRDGIPFHFPAPTHGGVSERQDNSHPDRLPYVTAQQAFAGLSDIPEPGELAEGEFAELLAEIPPGQNYLWHTDRLGGRDVFKWRTRYWTFLLRLHPDRPSSTIQAQPGPWVGPFHWENLPTSEGDMRARRLRIPELLRLMTFPDDFVVVGNRMSAQRQIGNAVPLELGKVVVRTLLEQMGLLESLPVDSPAHKGMTVGLLAG, encoded by the coding sequence ATGTCAGACTCAGATGCGATACTGCACATGTGGTGGATGGCTTCACCAATCTTGCTCGAACTACTCGAAGGGTGTCGCGTGAACTATCCTGTTATTAGTTTGTTCTCCGGTGCCGGTGGCCTTGATTTAGCTGCTCACCGTTGCGCCGAGCCGCCACTCGTCCAAGATGGAGCGCACAGCCCACTCCGTGTCGCCATTGCGACAGACTACTGTGACATGGCACTCAAAGCGTTCAGTGCCAACTTCAAGGGTACTGCCACCCTCGCGGGTGACATCCGCGAGATCAAGTCGTCCACCCTACTACGTGAGGCTGGTCTTGTTCCCGGCGAGGCGACATTGCTCGTCGGCGGTCCGCCGTGTACACCATTCTCGAAGTCTGGATTCTGGATCGCCGAGAAGCGGAACAGTATGGACCCCGATGCTTCGCTTTTGGACGAGTACGTCCGTATGGTCAGAGACGCTCAGCCGGCAGCGTTCATCTTGGAGAACGTGCAAGGTCTCACTTACAAGACGCATCGCAGGCAGTTCGATCGACTCATTGCGCAACTCTCGGACCTTGGATACAACCCACGCTGGCAAGTGCTGGTCGCCGCGGACTACGGTGTCCCTCAACTGCGTAAACGTGTCTTCGTGGTCGGTCGGCGTGACGGCATTCCGTTCCACTTCCCAGCACCCACGCACGGCGGAGTAAGTGAGCGACAGGACAACTCCCATCCTGATCGCCTACCGTATGTAACTGCCCAGCAAGCGTTCGCCGGCCTTTCTGACATCCCAGAGCCGGGCGAACTGGCCGAAGGGGAGTTTGCGGAATTGCTGGCGGAGATTCCCCCGGGGCAGAACTATCTGTGGCACACGGATCGGCTTGGCGGCCGGGATGTCTTCAAGTGGCGTACGCGCTACTGGACGTTCCTGCTTCGACTGCACCCAGATCGACCGTCTTCGACGATTCAGGCCCAGCCGGGGCCGTGGGTTGGGCCATTTCACTGGGAGAACCTGCCCACCTCAGAAGGTGATATGCGCGCCCGCCGACTCCGCATTCCTGAGTTGCTTCGCCTCATGACTTTTCCAGACGACTTCGTGGTGGTTGGCAATCGGATGAGTGCGCAACGCCAGATAGGTAACGCCGTGCCACTGGAACTCGGCAAGGTGGTAGTCAGGACACTGCTGGAGCAGATGGGTTTGCTTGAGTCGCTGCCCGTAGATTCACCGGCACACAAGGGGATGACAGTTGGATTACTTGCGGGCTAA
- a CDS encoding restriction endonuclease, SacI family has translation MDYLRAKHRLSEALDLARSEDELPEEWIGHAREMAAEPYKTFTPFLGTALLAKATDPSIDPRSIKENYSPRSYSVRSLAHGVLVPRLIEEHIDIRNRGPEPMNNQPFFRYDHVDTIERVRRPDALERLKAVLHKVDALSADSAQLALAAFIRQRLEATGMTVIPVIDDVIVSLDLLVESMRTFLAEDAENGKRAQGIVAALADCAFHDVGTARVNDPSRHYPGDVVALDDGLVLLSVEVRAKPVTAPEVTRFARECAAAGISRCIIAAFAGNQPQLDGDALAADALCLGTILRIHYSAEAMLYSCLSWLDGDVGPVIRALPQRIMYRLDEIEVRQESLDRWAALCSG, from the coding sequence TTGGATTACTTGCGGGCTAAGCATCGACTGTCTGAGGCGCTCGACCTTGCGCGCTCAGAGGACGAACTCCCCGAGGAATGGATCGGGCACGCTCGCGAGATGGCGGCTGAGCCGTACAAGACCTTCACGCCGTTTCTCGGGACTGCACTTTTGGCAAAGGCCACTGATCCTAGTATTGACCCCCGTTCCATCAAGGAAAACTACAGCCCCCGCTCATATTCTGTGCGCTCTCTTGCGCACGGCGTCCTTGTGCCGCGATTGATCGAGGAGCACATCGACATTCGCAATCGCGGGCCCGAACCAATGAATAATCAACCGTTTTTCCGCTACGACCATGTGGATACCATTGAGCGAGTGAGGCGGCCTGACGCCCTCGAGAGATTGAAGGCTGTATTACACAAGGTTGATGCGCTGAGTGCCGACAGTGCGCAGTTGGCACTTGCGGCCTTCATTCGTCAACGGCTCGAGGCTACTGGCATGACTGTAATCCCAGTAATCGACGATGTGATTGTCTCGCTCGACTTGCTCGTCGAGTCTATGCGGACCTTCTTGGCTGAAGATGCTGAGAATGGCAAGCGCGCCCAAGGTATAGTTGCGGCCTTGGCTGACTGTGCGTTTCATGATGTTGGAACTGCTCGGGTGAACGACCCTTCGCGTCACTACCCAGGTGATGTCGTTGCACTTGATGACGGGTTGGTGCTTTTGAGCGTCGAAGTTCGCGCGAAGCCGGTCACTGCACCCGAGGTCACACGTTTTGCTCGTGAATGTGCCGCTGCAGGTATCTCTCGCTGCATCATTGCAGCGTTTGCGGGTAACCAGCCACAGCTCGACGGAGATGCACTCGCTGCGGACGCACTGTGCTTGGGAACCATCCTGCGCATTCATTACTCGGCGGAGGCAATGCTCTACTCATGCCTTTCATGGCTGGACGGGGATGTCGGTCCGGTCATCCGTGCGCTGCCTCAGCGTATTATGTACAGGCTGGATGAAATTGAGGTTCGGCAAGAGTCGCTCGATCGTTGGGCCGCGCTCTGTTCGGGCTAG